The following are encoded together in the Pan troglodytes isolate AG18354 chromosome 6, NHGRI_mPanTro3-v2.0_pri, whole genome shotgun sequence genome:
- the ACHE gene encoding acetylcholinesterase isoform X2 translates to MLGLVMSCPDRTLVTKVRSHPSGNQHRPTRGGSRSFHCRRGVRPRPAALRVLPRCPAFSASSETDRVSKCVRPSVKVVPAIVCACHCMRSSVCACLSPRASVRLSHAACPAAMRPPQCLLHTPSLASPLLLLLLWLLGGGVGAEGREDAELLVTVRGGRLRGIRLKTPGGPVSAFLGIPFAEPPMGPRRFLPPEPKQPWSGVVDATTFQSVCYQYVDTLYPGFEGTEMWNPNRELSEDCLYLNVWTPYPRPTSPTPVLVWIYGGGFYSGASSLDVYDGRFLVQAERTVLVSMNYRVGAFGFLALPGSREAPGNVGLLDQRLALQWVQENVAAFGGDPTSVTLFGESAGAASVGMHLLSPPSRGLFHRAVLQSGAPNGPWATVGMGEARRRATQLAHLVGCPPGGTGGNDTELVACLRTRPAQVLVNHEWHVLPQESVFRFSFVPVVDGDFLSDTPEALINAGDFHGLQVLVGVVKDEGSYFLVYGAPGFSKDNESLISRAEFLAGVRVGVPQVSDLAAEAVVLHYTDWLHPEDPARLREALSDVVGDHNVVCPVAQLAGRLAAQGARVYAYVFEHRASTLSWPLWMGVPHGYEIEFIFGIPLDPSRNYTAEEKIFAQRLMRYWANFARTGDPNEPRDPKAPQWPPYTAGAQQYVSLDLRPLEVRRGLRAQACAFWNRFLPKLLSATDTLDEAERQWKAEFHRWSSYMVHWKNQFDHYSKQDRCSDL, encoded by the exons ATGCTAGGCCTGGTGATGTCATGCCCCGACCGGACCCTGGTGACGAAAGTCCGAAGTCACCCGTCAGGGAACCAGCACAGACCCACCCGCGGGGGTTCCAGAAGTTTCCACTGCCGCCGCGGAGTGCGGCCTCGCCCAGCAGCCTTGCGCGTGCTACCACGCTGTCCTGCCTTCTCAG CCTCAAGCGAGACCGACAGGGTGTCCAAGTGTGTCCGTCCGTCTGTGAAAGTCGTCCCTGCGATTGTCTGTGCCTGTCACTGCATGAGGTCGTCCGTCTGCGCGTGTCTGTCTCCACGGGCTTCTGTCCGTCTGTCAC ACGCCGCCTGCCCTGCAGCCATGAGGCCCCCGCAGTGTCTGCTGCACACGCCTTCCCTGGCTTCCccactccttctcctcctcctctggctcctgggtggAGGAGTGGGGGCTGAGGGCCGGGAGGATGCAGAGCTGCTGGTGACGGTGCGTGGGGGCCGGCTGCGGGGCATTCGCCTGAAGACCCCCGGGGGCCCTGTCTCTGCTTTCCTGGGCATCCCCTTTGCGGAGCCACCCATGGGACCCCGTCGCTTTCTGCCACCGGAGCCCAAGCAGCCTTGGTCAGGGGTGGTAGACGCTACAACCTTCCAGAGTGTCTGCTACCAATATGTGGACACCCTATACCCAGGTTTTGAGGGCACCGAGATGTGGAACCCCAACCGTGAGCTGAGCGAGGACTGCCTGTACCTCAACGTGTGGACACCATACCCCCGGCCTACATCCCCCACCCCTGTCCTCgtctggatctatgggggtggCTTCTACAGTGGGGCCTCCTCCTTGGACGTGTACGATGGCCGCTTCTTGGTACAGGCCGAGAGGACTGTGCTGGTGTCCATGAACTACCGGGTGGGAGCCTTTGGCTTCCTGGCCCTGCCGGGGAGCCGAGAGGCCCCGGGCAATGTGGGTCTCCTGGATCAGAGGCTGGCCCTGCAGTGGGTGCAGGAGAACGTGGCAGCCTTCGGGGGTGACCCGACATCAGTGACGCTGTTTGGGGAGAGCGCGGGAGCCGCCTCGGTGGGCATGCACCTGCTGTCCCCGCCCAGCCGGGGCCTGTTCCACAGGGCCGTGCTGCAGAGCGGTGCCCCCAATGGACCCTGGGCCACAGTGGGCATGGGAGAGGCCCGTCGCAGGGCCACGCAGCTGGCCCACCTTGTGGGCTGTCCTCCAGGCGGCACTGGTGGGAATGACACAGAGCTGGTAGCCTGCCTTCGGACACGACCAGCGCAGGTCCTGGTGAACCACGAATGGCACGTGCTGCCTCAAGAAAGCGTCTTCCGGTTCTCCTTCGTGCCTGTGGTAGATGGAGACTTCCTCAGTGACACCCCAGAGGCCCTCATCAACGCGGGAGACTTCCACGGCCTGCAG GTGCTGGTGGGTGTGGTGAAGGATGAGGGCTCGTATTTTCTGGTTTACGGGGCCCCAGGCTTCAGCAAAGACAACGAGTCTCTCATCAGCCGGGCCGAGTTCCTGGCCGGGGTGCGGGTCGGGGTCCCCCAGGTAAGTGACCTGGCAGCCGAGGCTGTGGTCCTGCATTACACAGACTGGCTGCATCCCGAGGACCCGGCACGCCTGAGGGAGGCCCTGAGCGATGTGGTGGGCGACCACAATGTCGTGTGCCCCGTGGCCCAGCTGGCTGGGCGACTGGCTGCCCAGGGTGCCCGGGTCTACGCCTACGTCTTTGAACACCGTGCTTCCACGCTCTCCTGGCCCCTGTGGATGGGGGTGCCCCACGGCTACGAGATCGAGTTCATCTTTGGGATCCCCCTGGACCCCTCTCGAAACTACACGGCAGAGGAGAAAATCTTCGCCCAGCGACTGATGCGATACTGGGCCAACTTTGCCCGCACAGG GGATCCCAATGAACCCCGAGACCCCAAGGCCCCACAATGGCCCCCGTACACGGCGGGGGCTCAGCAGTACGTGAGTCTGGACCTGCGGCCGCTGGAGGTGCGGCGGGGGCTGCGCGCCCAGGCCTGCGCCTTCTGGAACCGCTTCCTCCCCAAATTGCTCAGCGCCACCG
- the ACHE gene encoding acetylcholinesterase isoform X7, which yields MRPPQCLLHTPSLASPLLLLLLWLLGGGVGAEGREDAELLVTVRGGRLRGIRLKTPGGPVSAFLGIPFAEPPMGPRRFLPPEPKQPWSGVVDATTFQSVCYQYVDTLYPGFEGTEMWNPNRELSEDCLYLNVWTPYPRPTSPTPVLVWIYGGGFYSGASSLDVYDGRFLVQAERTVLVSMNYRVGAFGFLALPGSREAPGNVGLLDQRLALQWVQENVAAFGGDPTSVTLFGESAGAASVGMHLLSPPSRGLFHRAVLQSGAPNGPWATVGMGEARRRATQLAHLVGCPPGGTGGNDTELVACLRTRPAQVLVNHEWHVLPQESVFRFSFVPVVDGDFLSDTPEALINAGDFHGLQVLVGVVKDEGSYFLVYGAPGFSKDNESLISRAEFLAGVRVGVPQVSDLAAEAVVLHYTDWLHPEDPARLREALSDVVGDHNVVCPVAQLAGRLAAQGARVYAYVFEHRASTLSWPLWMGVPHGYEIEFIFGIPLDPSRNYTAEEKIFAQRLMRYWANFARTGDPNEPRDPKAPQWPPYTAGAQQYVSLDLRPLEVRRGLRAQACAFWNRFLPKLLSATASEAPSTCPGFTHGEAAPRPGLPLPLLLLHQLLLLFLSHLRRL from the exons ATGAGGCCCCCGCAGTGTCTGCTGCACACGCCTTCCCTGGCTTCCccactccttctcctcctcctctggctcctgggtggAGGAGTGGGGGCTGAGGGCCGGGAGGATGCAGAGCTGCTGGTGACGGTGCGTGGGGGCCGGCTGCGGGGCATTCGCCTGAAGACCCCCGGGGGCCCTGTCTCTGCTTTCCTGGGCATCCCCTTTGCGGAGCCACCCATGGGACCCCGTCGCTTTCTGCCACCGGAGCCCAAGCAGCCTTGGTCAGGGGTGGTAGACGCTACAACCTTCCAGAGTGTCTGCTACCAATATGTGGACACCCTATACCCAGGTTTTGAGGGCACCGAGATGTGGAACCCCAACCGTGAGCTGAGCGAGGACTGCCTGTACCTCAACGTGTGGACACCATACCCCCGGCCTACATCCCCCACCCCTGTCCTCgtctggatctatgggggtggCTTCTACAGTGGGGCCTCCTCCTTGGACGTGTACGATGGCCGCTTCTTGGTACAGGCCGAGAGGACTGTGCTGGTGTCCATGAACTACCGGGTGGGAGCCTTTGGCTTCCTGGCCCTGCCGGGGAGCCGAGAGGCCCCGGGCAATGTGGGTCTCCTGGATCAGAGGCTGGCCCTGCAGTGGGTGCAGGAGAACGTGGCAGCCTTCGGGGGTGACCCGACATCAGTGACGCTGTTTGGGGAGAGCGCGGGAGCCGCCTCGGTGGGCATGCACCTGCTGTCCCCGCCCAGCCGGGGCCTGTTCCACAGGGCCGTGCTGCAGAGCGGTGCCCCCAATGGACCCTGGGCCACAGTGGGCATGGGAGAGGCCCGTCGCAGGGCCACGCAGCTGGCCCACCTTGTGGGCTGTCCTCCAGGCGGCACTGGTGGGAATGACACAGAGCTGGTAGCCTGCCTTCGGACACGACCAGCGCAGGTCCTGGTGAACCACGAATGGCACGTGCTGCCTCAAGAAAGCGTCTTCCGGTTCTCCTTCGTGCCTGTGGTAGATGGAGACTTCCTCAGTGACACCCCAGAGGCCCTCATCAACGCGGGAGACTTCCACGGCCTGCAG GTGCTGGTGGGTGTGGTGAAGGATGAGGGCTCGTATTTTCTGGTTTACGGGGCCCCAGGCTTCAGCAAAGACAACGAGTCTCTCATCAGCCGGGCCGAGTTCCTGGCCGGGGTGCGGGTCGGGGTCCCCCAGGTAAGTGACCTGGCAGCCGAGGCTGTGGTCCTGCATTACACAGACTGGCTGCATCCCGAGGACCCGGCACGCCTGAGGGAGGCCCTGAGCGATGTGGTGGGCGACCACAATGTCGTGTGCCCCGTGGCCCAGCTGGCTGGGCGACTGGCTGCCCAGGGTGCCCGGGTCTACGCCTACGTCTTTGAACACCGTGCTTCCACGCTCTCCTGGCCCCTGTGGATGGGGGTGCCCCACGGCTACGAGATCGAGTTCATCTTTGGGATCCCCCTGGACCCCTCTCGAAACTACACGGCAGAGGAGAAAATCTTCGCCCAGCGACTGATGCGATACTGGGCCAACTTTGCCCGCACAGG GGATCCCAATGAACCCCGAGACCCCAAGGCCCCACAATGGCCCCCGTACACGGCGGGGGCTCAGCAGTACGTGAGTCTGGACCTGCGGCCGCTGGAGGTGCGGCGGGGGCTGCGCGCCCAGGCCTGCGCCTTCTGGAACCGCTTCCTCCCCAAATTGCTCAGCGCCACCG
- the ACHE gene encoding acetylcholinesterase isoform X4 encodes MLGLVMSCPDRTLVTKVRSHPSGNQHRPTRGGSRSFHCRRGVRPRPAALRVLPRCPAFSDAACPAAMRPPQCLLHTPSLASPLLLLLLWLLGGGVGAEGREDAELLVTVRGGRLRGIRLKTPGGPVSAFLGIPFAEPPMGPRRFLPPEPKQPWSGVVDATTFQSVCYQYVDTLYPGFEGTEMWNPNRELSEDCLYLNVWTPYPRPTSPTPVLVWIYGGGFYSGASSLDVYDGRFLVQAERTVLVSMNYRVGAFGFLALPGSREAPGNVGLLDQRLALQWVQENVAAFGGDPTSVTLFGESAGAASVGMHLLSPPSRGLFHRAVLQSGAPNGPWATVGMGEARRRATQLAHLVGCPPGGTGGNDTELVACLRTRPAQVLVNHEWHVLPQESVFRFSFVPVVDGDFLSDTPEALINAGDFHGLQVLVGVVKDEGSYFLVYGAPGFSKDNESLISRAEFLAGVRVGVPQVSDLAAEAVVLHYTDWLHPEDPARLREALSDVVGDHNVVCPVAQLAGRLAAQGARVYAYVFEHRASTLSWPLWMGVPHGYEIEFIFGIPLDPSRNYTAEEKIFAQRLMRYWANFARTGDPNEPRDPKAPQWPPYTAGAQQYVSLDLRPLEVRRGLRAQACAFWNRFLPKLLSATASEAPSTCPGFTHGEAAPRPGLPLPLLLLHQLLLLFLSHLRRL; translated from the exons ATGCTAGGCCTGGTGATGTCATGCCCCGACCGGACCCTGGTGACGAAAGTCCGAAGTCACCCGTCAGGGAACCAGCACAGACCCACCCGCGGGGGTTCCAGAAGTTTCCACTGCCGCCGCGGAGTGCGGCCTCGCCCAGCAGCCTTGCGCGTGCTACCACGCTGTCCTGCCTTCTCAG ACGCCGCCTGCCCTGCAGCCATGAGGCCCCCGCAGTGTCTGCTGCACACGCCTTCCCTGGCTTCCccactccttctcctcctcctctggctcctgggtggAGGAGTGGGGGCTGAGGGCCGGGAGGATGCAGAGCTGCTGGTGACGGTGCGTGGGGGCCGGCTGCGGGGCATTCGCCTGAAGACCCCCGGGGGCCCTGTCTCTGCTTTCCTGGGCATCCCCTTTGCGGAGCCACCCATGGGACCCCGTCGCTTTCTGCCACCGGAGCCCAAGCAGCCTTGGTCAGGGGTGGTAGACGCTACAACCTTCCAGAGTGTCTGCTACCAATATGTGGACACCCTATACCCAGGTTTTGAGGGCACCGAGATGTGGAACCCCAACCGTGAGCTGAGCGAGGACTGCCTGTACCTCAACGTGTGGACACCATACCCCCGGCCTACATCCCCCACCCCTGTCCTCgtctggatctatgggggtggCTTCTACAGTGGGGCCTCCTCCTTGGACGTGTACGATGGCCGCTTCTTGGTACAGGCCGAGAGGACTGTGCTGGTGTCCATGAACTACCGGGTGGGAGCCTTTGGCTTCCTGGCCCTGCCGGGGAGCCGAGAGGCCCCGGGCAATGTGGGTCTCCTGGATCAGAGGCTGGCCCTGCAGTGGGTGCAGGAGAACGTGGCAGCCTTCGGGGGTGACCCGACATCAGTGACGCTGTTTGGGGAGAGCGCGGGAGCCGCCTCGGTGGGCATGCACCTGCTGTCCCCGCCCAGCCGGGGCCTGTTCCACAGGGCCGTGCTGCAGAGCGGTGCCCCCAATGGACCCTGGGCCACAGTGGGCATGGGAGAGGCCCGTCGCAGGGCCACGCAGCTGGCCCACCTTGTGGGCTGTCCTCCAGGCGGCACTGGTGGGAATGACACAGAGCTGGTAGCCTGCCTTCGGACACGACCAGCGCAGGTCCTGGTGAACCACGAATGGCACGTGCTGCCTCAAGAAAGCGTCTTCCGGTTCTCCTTCGTGCCTGTGGTAGATGGAGACTTCCTCAGTGACACCCCAGAGGCCCTCATCAACGCGGGAGACTTCCACGGCCTGCAG GTGCTGGTGGGTGTGGTGAAGGATGAGGGCTCGTATTTTCTGGTTTACGGGGCCCCAGGCTTCAGCAAAGACAACGAGTCTCTCATCAGCCGGGCCGAGTTCCTGGCCGGGGTGCGGGTCGGGGTCCCCCAGGTAAGTGACCTGGCAGCCGAGGCTGTGGTCCTGCATTACACAGACTGGCTGCATCCCGAGGACCCGGCACGCCTGAGGGAGGCCCTGAGCGATGTGGTGGGCGACCACAATGTCGTGTGCCCCGTGGCCCAGCTGGCTGGGCGACTGGCTGCCCAGGGTGCCCGGGTCTACGCCTACGTCTTTGAACACCGTGCTTCCACGCTCTCCTGGCCCCTGTGGATGGGGGTGCCCCACGGCTACGAGATCGAGTTCATCTTTGGGATCCCCCTGGACCCCTCTCGAAACTACACGGCAGAGGAGAAAATCTTCGCCCAGCGACTGATGCGATACTGGGCCAACTTTGCCCGCACAGG GGATCCCAATGAACCCCGAGACCCCAAGGCCCCACAATGGCCCCCGTACACGGCGGGGGCTCAGCAGTACGTGAGTCTGGACCTGCGGCCGCTGGAGGTGCGGCGGGGGCTGCGCGCCCAGGCCTGCGCCTTCTGGAACCGCTTCCTCCCCAAATTGCTCAGCGCCACCG
- the ACHE gene encoding acetylcholinesterase isoform X8, with protein MRPPQCLLHTPSLASPLLLLLLWLLGGGVGAEGREDAELLVTVRGGRLRGIRLKTPGGPVSAFLGIPFAEPPMGPRRFLPPEPKQPWSGVVDATTFQSVCYQYVDTLYPGFEGTEMWNPNRELSEDCLYLNVWTPYPRPTSPTPVLVWIYGGGFYSGASSLDVYDGRFLVQAERTVLVSMNYRVGAFGFLALPGSREAPGNVGLLDQRLALQWVQENVAAFGGDPTSVTLFGESAGAASVGMHLLSPPSRGLFHRAVLQSGAPNGPWATVGMGEARRRATQLAHLVGCPPGGTGGNDTELVACLRTRPAQVLVNHEWHVLPQESVFRFSFVPVVDGDFLSDTPEALINAGDFHGLQVLVGVVKDEGSYFLVYGAPGFSKDNESLISRAEFLAGVRVGVPQVSDLAAEAVVLHYTDWLHPEDPARLREALSDVVGDHNVVCPVAQLAGRLAAQGARVYAYVFEHRASTLSWPLWMGVPHGYEIEFIFGIPLDPSRNYTAEEKIFAQRLMRYWANFARTGDPNEPRDPKAPQWPPYTAGAQQYVSLDLRPLEVRRGLRAQACAFWNRFLPKLLSATDTLDEAERQWKAEFHRWSSYMVHWKNQFDHYSKQDRCSDL; from the exons ATGAGGCCCCCGCAGTGTCTGCTGCACACGCCTTCCCTGGCTTCCccactccttctcctcctcctctggctcctgggtggAGGAGTGGGGGCTGAGGGCCGGGAGGATGCAGAGCTGCTGGTGACGGTGCGTGGGGGCCGGCTGCGGGGCATTCGCCTGAAGACCCCCGGGGGCCCTGTCTCTGCTTTCCTGGGCATCCCCTTTGCGGAGCCACCCATGGGACCCCGTCGCTTTCTGCCACCGGAGCCCAAGCAGCCTTGGTCAGGGGTGGTAGACGCTACAACCTTCCAGAGTGTCTGCTACCAATATGTGGACACCCTATACCCAGGTTTTGAGGGCACCGAGATGTGGAACCCCAACCGTGAGCTGAGCGAGGACTGCCTGTACCTCAACGTGTGGACACCATACCCCCGGCCTACATCCCCCACCCCTGTCCTCgtctggatctatgggggtggCTTCTACAGTGGGGCCTCCTCCTTGGACGTGTACGATGGCCGCTTCTTGGTACAGGCCGAGAGGACTGTGCTGGTGTCCATGAACTACCGGGTGGGAGCCTTTGGCTTCCTGGCCCTGCCGGGGAGCCGAGAGGCCCCGGGCAATGTGGGTCTCCTGGATCAGAGGCTGGCCCTGCAGTGGGTGCAGGAGAACGTGGCAGCCTTCGGGGGTGACCCGACATCAGTGACGCTGTTTGGGGAGAGCGCGGGAGCCGCCTCGGTGGGCATGCACCTGCTGTCCCCGCCCAGCCGGGGCCTGTTCCACAGGGCCGTGCTGCAGAGCGGTGCCCCCAATGGACCCTGGGCCACAGTGGGCATGGGAGAGGCCCGTCGCAGGGCCACGCAGCTGGCCCACCTTGTGGGCTGTCCTCCAGGCGGCACTGGTGGGAATGACACAGAGCTGGTAGCCTGCCTTCGGACACGACCAGCGCAGGTCCTGGTGAACCACGAATGGCACGTGCTGCCTCAAGAAAGCGTCTTCCGGTTCTCCTTCGTGCCTGTGGTAGATGGAGACTTCCTCAGTGACACCCCAGAGGCCCTCATCAACGCGGGAGACTTCCACGGCCTGCAG GTGCTGGTGGGTGTGGTGAAGGATGAGGGCTCGTATTTTCTGGTTTACGGGGCCCCAGGCTTCAGCAAAGACAACGAGTCTCTCATCAGCCGGGCCGAGTTCCTGGCCGGGGTGCGGGTCGGGGTCCCCCAGGTAAGTGACCTGGCAGCCGAGGCTGTGGTCCTGCATTACACAGACTGGCTGCATCCCGAGGACCCGGCACGCCTGAGGGAGGCCCTGAGCGATGTGGTGGGCGACCACAATGTCGTGTGCCCCGTGGCCCAGCTGGCTGGGCGACTGGCTGCCCAGGGTGCCCGGGTCTACGCCTACGTCTTTGAACACCGTGCTTCCACGCTCTCCTGGCCCCTGTGGATGGGGGTGCCCCACGGCTACGAGATCGAGTTCATCTTTGGGATCCCCCTGGACCCCTCTCGAAACTACACGGCAGAGGAGAAAATCTTCGCCCAGCGACTGATGCGATACTGGGCCAACTTTGCCCGCACAGG GGATCCCAATGAACCCCGAGACCCCAAGGCCCCACAATGGCCCCCGTACACGGCGGGGGCTCAGCAGTACGTGAGTCTGGACCTGCGGCCGCTGGAGGTGCGGCGGGGGCTGCGCGCCCAGGCCTGCGCCTTCTGGAACCGCTTCCTCCCCAAATTGCTCAGCGCCACCG
- the ACHE gene encoding acetylcholinesterase isoform X6 — translation MLGLVMSCPDRTLVTKVRSHPSGNQHRPTRGGSRSFHCRRGVRPRPAALRVLPRCPAFSDAACPAAMRPPQCLLHTPSLASPLLLLLLWLLGGGVGAEGREDAELLVTVRGGRLRGIRLKTPGGPVSAFLGIPFAEPPMGPRRFLPPEPKQPWSGVVDATTFQSVCYQYVDTLYPGFEGTEMWNPNRELSEDCLYLNVWTPYPRPTSPTPVLVWIYGGGFYSGASSLDVYDGRFLVQAERTVLVSMNYRVGAFGFLALPGSREAPGNVGLLDQRLALQWVQENVAAFGGDPTSVTLFGESAGAASVGMHLLSPPSRGLFHRAVLQSGAPNGPWATVGMGEARRRATQLAHLVGCPPGGTGGNDTELVACLRTRPAQVLVNHEWHVLPQESVFRFSFVPVVDGDFLSDTPEALINAGDFHGLQVLVGVVKDEGSYFLVYGAPGFSKDNESLISRAEFLAGVRVGVPQVSDLAAEAVVLHYTDWLHPEDPARLREALSDVVGDHNVVCPVAQLAGRLAAQGARVYAYVFEHRASTLSWPLWMGVPHGYEIEFIFGIPLDPSRNYTAEEKIFAQRLMRYWANFARTGDPNEPRDPKAPQWPPYTAGAQQYVSLDLRPLEVRRGLRAQACAFWNRFLPKLLSATDTLDEAERQWKAEFHRWSSYMVHWKNQFDHYSKQDRCSDL, via the exons ATGCTAGGCCTGGTGATGTCATGCCCCGACCGGACCCTGGTGACGAAAGTCCGAAGTCACCCGTCAGGGAACCAGCACAGACCCACCCGCGGGGGTTCCAGAAGTTTCCACTGCCGCCGCGGAGTGCGGCCTCGCCCAGCAGCCTTGCGCGTGCTACCACGCTGTCCTGCCTTCTCAG ACGCCGCCTGCCCTGCAGCCATGAGGCCCCCGCAGTGTCTGCTGCACACGCCTTCCCTGGCTTCCccactccttctcctcctcctctggctcctgggtggAGGAGTGGGGGCTGAGGGCCGGGAGGATGCAGAGCTGCTGGTGACGGTGCGTGGGGGCCGGCTGCGGGGCATTCGCCTGAAGACCCCCGGGGGCCCTGTCTCTGCTTTCCTGGGCATCCCCTTTGCGGAGCCACCCATGGGACCCCGTCGCTTTCTGCCACCGGAGCCCAAGCAGCCTTGGTCAGGGGTGGTAGACGCTACAACCTTCCAGAGTGTCTGCTACCAATATGTGGACACCCTATACCCAGGTTTTGAGGGCACCGAGATGTGGAACCCCAACCGTGAGCTGAGCGAGGACTGCCTGTACCTCAACGTGTGGACACCATACCCCCGGCCTACATCCCCCACCCCTGTCCTCgtctggatctatgggggtggCTTCTACAGTGGGGCCTCCTCCTTGGACGTGTACGATGGCCGCTTCTTGGTACAGGCCGAGAGGACTGTGCTGGTGTCCATGAACTACCGGGTGGGAGCCTTTGGCTTCCTGGCCCTGCCGGGGAGCCGAGAGGCCCCGGGCAATGTGGGTCTCCTGGATCAGAGGCTGGCCCTGCAGTGGGTGCAGGAGAACGTGGCAGCCTTCGGGGGTGACCCGACATCAGTGACGCTGTTTGGGGAGAGCGCGGGAGCCGCCTCGGTGGGCATGCACCTGCTGTCCCCGCCCAGCCGGGGCCTGTTCCACAGGGCCGTGCTGCAGAGCGGTGCCCCCAATGGACCCTGGGCCACAGTGGGCATGGGAGAGGCCCGTCGCAGGGCCACGCAGCTGGCCCACCTTGTGGGCTGTCCTCCAGGCGGCACTGGTGGGAATGACACAGAGCTGGTAGCCTGCCTTCGGACACGACCAGCGCAGGTCCTGGTGAACCACGAATGGCACGTGCTGCCTCAAGAAAGCGTCTTCCGGTTCTCCTTCGTGCCTGTGGTAGATGGAGACTTCCTCAGTGACACCCCAGAGGCCCTCATCAACGCGGGAGACTTCCACGGCCTGCAG GTGCTGGTGGGTGTGGTGAAGGATGAGGGCTCGTATTTTCTGGTTTACGGGGCCCCAGGCTTCAGCAAAGACAACGAGTCTCTCATCAGCCGGGCCGAGTTCCTGGCCGGGGTGCGGGTCGGGGTCCCCCAGGTAAGTGACCTGGCAGCCGAGGCTGTGGTCCTGCATTACACAGACTGGCTGCATCCCGAGGACCCGGCACGCCTGAGGGAGGCCCTGAGCGATGTGGTGGGCGACCACAATGTCGTGTGCCCCGTGGCCCAGCTGGCTGGGCGACTGGCTGCCCAGGGTGCCCGGGTCTACGCCTACGTCTTTGAACACCGTGCTTCCACGCTCTCCTGGCCCCTGTGGATGGGGGTGCCCCACGGCTACGAGATCGAGTTCATCTTTGGGATCCCCCTGGACCCCTCTCGAAACTACACGGCAGAGGAGAAAATCTTCGCCCAGCGACTGATGCGATACTGGGCCAACTTTGCCCGCACAGG GGATCCCAATGAACCCCGAGACCCCAAGGCCCCACAATGGCCCCCGTACACGGCGGGGGCTCAGCAGTACGTGAGTCTGGACCTGCGGCCGCTGGAGGTGCGGCGGGGGCTGCGCGCCCAGGCCTGCGCCTTCTGGAACCGCTTCCTCCCCAAATTGCTCAGCGCCACCG